The following are encoded in a window of Rosa chinensis cultivar Old Blush chromosome 4, RchiOBHm-V2, whole genome shotgun sequence genomic DNA:
- the LOC112198493 gene encoding aspartyl protease family protein 2, which yields MVSLSQLPFFFFCFFFFTTLCNSQHYLQLPLLHTDPFPTPSQALSLDTHRLSLLHNHNRRRSATSPVVSGASTGSGQYFVHLRLGSPPQSLLLVADTGSDLVWLRCSACKNCSNRSPGSAFLARHSTTFSPYHCYDSTCDLVPRPDPSPCNHTRLHSPCRYEYSYSDGSRTAGFFSRETTTLNTSSGTPAKLSDLAFGCGFDVSGPSLTGASLGGAHGVMGLGRGPISFVSQLGRRFGNKFSYCLLDYTRSPPPTSYLRIGASKSDVVSKLSFTRLLLNPLSPTFYYIGIKSVSVNGVKLPVRPSVWSLDELGNGGTVIDSGTTLTFLPEPAYRLILAAFRRSLKKLASRAEPTPGFDLCVNVSGLARARLPKLSFGLAGGSVFAPPPGNYFIETMDRVECLAIQPVDSGSGFSVIGNLMQQGFLFEFDKDRSRLGFSRHGCALQ from the coding sequence ATGGTCTCACTCTCCCAActcccattcttcttcttctgcttcttcttcttcacaaccCTCTGCAACTCCCAACACTACCTCCAACTCCCGCTTCTCCATACAGACCCCTTCCCCACACCCTCCCAAGCCCTCTCTCTCGACACCCACcgcctctctctcctccacaaCCACAACCGCCGCCGCTCCGCCACCTCCCCCGTCGTCTCCGGCGCCTCCACCGGCTCCGGCCAGTACTTCGTCCACCTCCGCCTCGGCTCTCCCCCCCAGAGCCTCCTCCTCGTCGCCGACACCGGCAGCGATCTCGTCTGGCTCCGCTGCTCCGCCTGCAAAAACTGCTCTAATCGGAGCCCCGGCTCCGCTTTCCTCGCCCGCCACTCCACCACATTCTCACCCTACCACTGCTACGACTCCACCTGCGACCTCGTCccccgacccgacccgagtcCGTGTAACCATACCCGGCTCCACAGCCCCTGTCGCTACGAGTATTCCTACTCCGACGGATCCAGAACCGCCGGCTTCTTCTCCAGAGAAACCACCACTCTAAACACCAGCTCCGGGACACCGGCGAAGCTCTCCGACTTGGCGTTCGGGTGCGGGTTTGATGTTTCGGGTCCGAGCTTAACCGGGGCGAGCCTCGGCGGGGCCCACGGCGTCATGGGCCTGGGAAGAGGCCCAATCTCGTTTGTCTCGCAGCTGGGTCGCCGATTCGGGAACAAATTCTCCTACTGTCTACTGGACTACACCCGATCGCCGCCGCCGACGAGTTACCTCAGGATCGGAGCCTCCAAATCCGACGTCGTTTCGAAACTGAGCTTCACACGCTTGCTGCTCAACCCTCTCTCCCCTACATTTTACTACATTGGTATCAAGTCCGTCTCCGTCAACGGCGTTAAATTACCTGTTCGCCCCTCCGTTTGGTCCCTCGACGAGCTCGGTAACGGCGGCACGGTGATCGACTCGGGGACGACGTTAACTTTCTTGCCCGAGCCGGCTTACCGTCTAATCCTGGCGGCGTTTAGACGGAGCTTGAAGAAGCTGGCTAGCCGAGCCGAGCCGACTCCGGGGTTCGATCTCTGTGTCAACGTGTCGGGTTTAGCGCGGGCGAGACTACCAAAGCTGAGTTTCGGACTCGCAGGTGGCTCGGTTTTCGCGCCGCCGCCGGGGAACTATTTCATTGAGACAATGGATCGGGTCGAGTGCTTGGCGATCCAACCCGTTGATTCCGGGTCGGGCTTTTCGGTGATAGGGAATCTTATGCAACAAGGATTCTTGTTTGAGTTTGACAAGGACCGCTCGCGGCTCGGTTTTTCACGTCATGGCTGCGCGCTTCAGTGA
- the LOC112200776 gene encoding uncharacterized protein LOC112200776, translating into MYPLLGNNTTTNDENSSSQPHHPHLYDYNSPFLQDHDGVVLSYLLSQQQFLMIDTNSSQSAEISVAASNQGLTEEKIHSSKKKKKAAAPRKRSSGKKDRHSKICTAQGPRDRRMRLSVQIARKFFDLQDMLGFDKASKTIDWLFTKSKSAIKELKQHVVLPSCSISTIGTAKHINSLSTSTESNEVVSKTMQTHCALKGESSISRMNRDPKKNTRRLCLVGKGSRDEARARARDRTREKMRIRSSCQTSQDEANPKDLGLCFGEEAEKHISRELLEQGGTNSMMKSNADDHKTLMGRSISALRSRPSFEDEGGEFPGFTGNWATKMQSFHRKMTTNVIKSFTGNNVLQVENPSTPMMGITTKQQEPSSTTNSLLSFNSSNSQEQKYSGTSISITPIPKPNAQELLNPCSINFMPNQDQDQDHDHNPNSIFITTSISQDQNPGPFLKFN; encoded by the coding sequence ATGTATCCTCTTCTTGGCAACAACACTACTACTAATGATGAAAACTCATCATCACAGCCTCATCATCCTCACCTCTACGACTACAACTCACCTTTCCTTCAAGATCACGACGGAGTAGTCCTGAGCTACTTGCTTTCGCAGCAGCAGTTCTTAATGATTGACACTAATTCATCTCAGTCGGCTGAAATCAGCGTCGCCGCTTCAAACCAAGGGCTAACGGAGGAGAAGATCCACAgctcgaagaagaagaaaaaggcgGCAGCTCCGAGAAAGAGAAGCAGTGGAAAGAAGGATCGGCACAGCAAGATCTGCACGGCTCAGGGCCCGAGAGACCGGAGGATGAGACTGTCGGTTCAGATCGCCAGGAAGTTCTTTGATCTTCAAGACATGCTTGGTTTCGACAAGGCGAGCAAGACCATCGACTGGCTCTTCACAAAGTCCAAGTCTGCCATCAAGGAACTGAAGCAACACGTGGTCTTGCCGAGTTGCAGTATTAGCACCATTGGTACGGCAAAGCACATTAACTCCCTCTCCACTTCTACCGAGAGTAATGAAGTTGTATCTAAGACAATGCAGACTCATTGTGCTCTTAAGGGTGAATCTTCCATCAGCAGAATGAATAGAGATCCGAAAAAGAACACGAGAAGATTATGTTTGGTTGGGAAGGGATCGAGGGACGAGGCAAGAGCAAGGGCAAGAGACAGAACAAGGGAGAAAATGAGGATCAGATCAAGCTGCCAAACTAGTCAGGATGAAGCAAACCCTAAGGATCTAGGGTTGTGCTTTGGGGAGGAAGCTGAGAAACACATCAGTCGCGAATTGCTTGAACAAGGTGGAACAAATTCCATGATGAAGAGCAATGCTGATGATCACAAAACTCTCATGGGAAGATCAATTAGTGCATTGAGAAGCAGGCCAAGTTTTGAGGATGAAGGGGGTGAATTTCCAGGTTTTACTGGGAATTGGGCTACCAAGATGCAGTCATTTCACCGCAAGATGACAACAAACGTGATCAAGTCATTTACAGGTAACAACGTGCTGCAAGTAGAAAACCCTAGTACACCAATGATGGGCATAACCACCAAACAACAAGAGCCTAGTAGTACTACTAATTCACTTCTCTCTTTCAATAGTTCAAATTCCCAAGAACAAAAGTATTCTGGTACTTCAATTTCCATCACTCCCATACCAAAACCAAACGCACAAGAATTACTAAACCCTTGCTCAATAAATTTCATGCCCAACCAAGACCAAGACCAAGACCATGACCATAACCCTAATTCAATTTTCATAACCACCTCGATTTCTCAAGATCAAAACCCAGGCCCGTTCCTCAAGTTTAACTGA